Proteins encoded together in one Rubripirellula reticaptiva window:
- the fliM gene encoding flagellar motor switch protein FliM: protein MPDESLSQNQVESLLKAMETVDGAPPKPQAPKISDEKSPTASAARSAPAAGGNARVTAYDFKRPERVGKDQMRAMHSLHESLARNFGASVSGMLRTMIEVKLLSVDQLTYSEFVFSLDNPSCFNVLKPEPLDGNWILDIAPSLSYAIIDRMLGGDPNPNETIRRPLTEIENRLIGRVVALFLKCLKESWENISELDVDVEKVESNPQLVQIVPPNEVVILIGFEVLLAKNRGMMNLCIPFNTIESFNSRLSRNGWVGYGKGTPTVETRDRISTSVKDAPVDIVVTLATSKIRTRDLLELAVGDIITTEKEVTSPLELAVQDVPKFHTRVGAFKGKKAVRIESVMERHKQAPPPSETP, encoded by the coding sequence ATGCCCGACGAATCACTCAGTCAGAATCAAGTCGAAAGCCTGCTAAAGGCAATGGAAACGGTCGACGGTGCGCCGCCGAAACCGCAAGCCCCGAAGATCAGCGACGAAAAAAGCCCGACGGCATCAGCCGCCCGTTCAGCGCCCGCCGCCGGCGGGAACGCTCGAGTTACCGCATACGATTTCAAACGCCCCGAGCGTGTCGGCAAAGACCAGATGCGGGCGATGCATTCGCTGCACGAGTCACTTGCTAGAAACTTCGGTGCGTCGGTGTCCGGCATGCTGCGGACGATGATCGAAGTCAAACTGCTGAGCGTCGATCAGTTGACCTACAGCGAGTTCGTTTTCAGCCTCGACAACCCAAGCTGTTTCAATGTGCTCAAGCCCGAGCCGCTGGACGGAAATTGGATTTTGGATATCGCTCCTTCACTGTCGTATGCAATCATCGATCGCATGCTTGGCGGTGACCCCAATCCCAACGAAACCATCCGGCGTCCCTTGACGGAAATCGAAAACCGTTTGATCGGACGAGTGGTTGCGTTGTTTCTGAAATGCCTAAAAGAATCGTGGGAAAACATTTCGGAACTCGACGTTGACGTCGAGAAAGTTGAAAGCAATCCGCAATTGGTGCAAATCGTTCCGCCGAACGAGGTCGTGATTCTGATTGGATTCGAAGTCTTGCTAGCCAAGAACCGGGGAATGATGAACCTTTGCATTCCCTTTAACACGATCGAGAGTTTCAATTCTCGGCTGTCTCGCAACGGCTGGGTTGGCTACGGCAAAGGAACACCGACCGTTGAGACTCGTGATCGAATTTCAACGAGTGTCAAAGATGCGCCCGTTGACATTGTCGTCACGCTTGCGACATCAAAAATTCGAACCAGAGACCTACTAGAACTCGCGGTGGGCGACATCATCACGACGGAAAAGGAGGTCACGTCGCCGCTTGAGTTGGCGGTCCAGGATGTGCCTAAGTTCCACACTCGTGTCGGTGCTTTCAAAGGCAAGAAGGCAGTGCGAATCGAGTCAGTGATGGAACGTCATAAACAAGCCCCACCTCCCAGCGAGACCCCGTAA
- a CDS encoding HU family DNA-binding protein: protein MAKAAAAPKAPTKTQILANIAESTEMTKKDVAAVFDALTAEIAKSLGKGGPGQFAIPGLCKIVLKDVPAKPKRKGRNPADGQEIWLKPKPASKKLSIRPLKGLKEMA from the coding sequence ATGGCAAAAGCAGCTGCTGCTCCCAAGGCACCCACCAAGACCCAGATTCTTGCCAACATCGCCGAATCAACCGAAATGACCAAGAAGGACGTTGCGGCTGTATTCGACGCCCTGACCGCCGAAATCGCCAAGTCGCTTGGCAAGGGTGGCCCTGGTCAATTTGCGATCCCTGGTCTGTGCAAGATCGTCCTGAAGGACGTTCCCGCTAAGCCAAAGCGTAAGGGACGCAACCCAGCCGACGGCCAAGAAATCTGGTTGAAGCCAAAACCAGCTAGCAAGAAGCTGTCGATTCGCCCTTTGAAGGGTCTGAAGGAAATGGCGTAA
- a CDS encoding Ig-like domain-containing protein yields MRSSKAKSAHPAPSRGVRRLLEKFVLGGSDPTQPRRGRLLLESLEKRQLMAGDMELLFTEGVDSATQLQLTGAAQTTGGLQTATQAEGESAPDLVQFAKDLADAGVVFYGAHWCPACTSQKELFQDGKNDLPFVEVTNPDRTLNSVGIAEGINEFPTWDFPNGTRLVGVQTLATLSATASVAIPQSDQPTFEPIGNLTVLTGSPLHVPIDAYDPGDGPLTVTVSVADPALLQASVLTGNRSIRIDMDGYGDMVFELFEDRAPVASGRVADLAESGFYDGIIFHRVVDNFVIQAGDPTGTGTSGSTLGNFDDEFHPDLQHNREGVLSFAKSSDDTNNSQFFITETPTRFLDFNHSIFGQLVEGFDVREAISETAVNNSTQNKPVTDVTINTIDVFNDTENSVVMLKAVGNATGTTSVTFTVTDADGNTHSETISVTVATDTENSQPFLNPITSPVSGTAGTPATLQLSSVDVEGDTVFYSASSVSGASSGSVSVDSSTGLVTVTPVSGFSGEIVVNVGVSDTAITSGQTADDNQRVSFNFAAVSTVATPTSVDLQTASDSGSSNIDNVTNVGSLTFLVGGVTNGATVELVNTTTGSVIGTGIASGSTITITTNNIAALGDGTYPIAARQRVGSVTSASTSALSVVYDTTSPASVVSSAATQANVGRAFVTDLISTEEGSGLSYTLTTNPAGATIDSVTGVINWTPTAAQAGANTFNFSLTDLAGNVRTETLTVNVSGEPQAEIKLQVVDLNGNAISSIAVGQEFFLQFIGVDARSFTKPGVFAAYADILFDGTLIEPVDGTPIQYDQGFTVVPKGAFSDGLIDELGAVSNRIVASNVGESLIASVRMIAKASGNVNIRSEPADDTDSDVLLFGQDDRVPAETVAYGNVSLEIGQTFTVGNDSFTVAEDSAATTLNVLANDTVISGTGTLSVISVDQPTTGGTVTLVGGVVSFTPSANFNGTAEFTYRVANSSGSQKDGSVTVTVTAVNDSPSAVNDSFTVDQDSVSNPLDVLANDTFAPDSGETLTVTAVGTSSAGGTVTIATGGASVVYTPAAGYIGADSFTYTISDGSLTHQATVSVTVQSSDEPPVAVADAFTVVEDAAEAVFDVTANDTRDAGNQAFQLTAASASSGGSVRVSADGTQFFYRPAENFAGSEVVTYTIVDTGGGVATGTATFTVTPVNDAPPTLDKTVTVNRGSATEFSVLALTELPANVDSGETLTISTASNSTTAGGTTRVDATTNTIFYTPPSTTFTGTDTVTYTVSDGTLTSSGTLTIQVSEYTLRNIFVNYSTDTNVGQFGSALVLKGTDLLNQEVNKTISSNANGLVFDGVLPGSYTVDVPAIGFLQGATEARTISIESAADDGDTTIQLDVGQLKAQYISIRDWMGSAPSKTLLVAVAPGQTHSLVVPSPSTDTISQPVVSLNADGSSVTIRGTAPTGTNGASQAVETTVSTVNNPNVQVRGEIDGLMLFKINVQTGGVTFNPATATTTTESTTTTGSASTANVSVARSVQSDAPESASNGNGSNSIIVGEQQAEGESIATASVTVADAFVPSVIAAPAQSRSAVLALEDGDLWVESSIGDETETEKVTDVSSIDSAMESVATTLSRVSLVGDQLAQTENVSVAAIDDALRSEV; encoded by the coding sequence ATGCGCTCTTCAAAAGCCAAGTCTGCACACCCTGCTCCCTCGCGAGGGGTCCGTCGCTTGCTCGAGAAATTCGTCCTGGGCGGCTCTGATCCAACCCAGCCGCGTAGAGGCCGTTTGCTGCTCGAATCGCTTGAAAAGCGGCAATTGATGGCTGGCGATATGGAGCTTTTGTTCACCGAAGGAGTCGATTCGGCGACGCAATTGCAGTTGACCGGGGCGGCTCAGACGACCGGAGGGTTGCAAACAGCCACTCAAGCGGAAGGCGAATCAGCGCCCGATTTGGTTCAGTTTGCCAAAGATCTGGCCGATGCAGGCGTCGTTTTTTACGGGGCTCATTGGTGCCCGGCCTGTACATCCCAGAAAGAGCTTTTCCAAGACGGGAAAAATGATCTTCCTTTCGTTGAAGTGACCAATCCGGATCGAACACTCAATTCCGTGGGGATTGCGGAAGGGATCAATGAGTTCCCGACCTGGGATTTCCCCAACGGTACGCGATTGGTCGGCGTCCAGACCCTGGCGACGCTTAGTGCAACGGCGAGCGTGGCGATTCCGCAAAGCGATCAGCCAACCTTCGAGCCAATCGGCAATTTGACGGTTCTTACGGGCAGCCCACTGCATGTGCCGATCGACGCTTACGATCCCGGTGACGGACCGCTGACGGTGACCGTTTCGGTCGCCGATCCGGCGCTGCTGCAGGCTTCGGTGTTGACGGGGAATCGATCGATCCGAATCGATATGGATGGCTATGGTGATATGGTTTTCGAGCTGTTCGAAGATCGAGCGCCTGTGGCTTCGGGGCGAGTCGCCGACTTGGCCGAATCGGGATTTTATGACGGCATTATTTTCCACCGCGTTGTGGACAATTTTGTCATTCAAGCGGGTGACCCAACCGGAACCGGGACGAGCGGATCGACGCTGGGAAACTTTGATGATGAATTCCACCCGGACTTGCAACACAACCGTGAAGGCGTGCTGTCGTTTGCCAAGAGTAGCGATGACACGAACAATTCGCAGTTCTTCATCACCGAAACACCTACCCGCTTTCTAGACTTCAATCACTCGATTTTTGGTCAGTTGGTCGAAGGCTTTGATGTTCGTGAAGCGATCAGCGAAACGGCCGTCAACAACAGCACACAGAACAAGCCTGTGACGGACGTGACGATCAACACGATCGATGTTTTTAACGATACTGAAAACAGTGTTGTGATGTTGAAGGCTGTCGGTAATGCAACGGGCACGACTTCTGTCACGTTCACGGTCACGGATGCCGATGGGAACACGCACTCGGAAACAATCAGTGTGACTGTGGCGACAGATACCGAAAACAGTCAACCTTTCTTGAATCCGATCACGTCGCCAGTATCTGGTACGGCGGGAACGCCAGCGACGCTGCAACTATCGAGTGTCGACGTCGAAGGCGATACCGTCTTTTATTCTGCGTCGTCCGTTTCGGGGGCGAGCAGTGGATCGGTAAGCGTCGATTCGTCGACAGGATTAGTTACGGTAACGCCCGTATCCGGTTTTAGCGGTGAGATCGTCGTGAATGTTGGGGTCAGTGATACGGCGATAACGTCTGGGCAAACTGCTGATGATAACCAACGTGTTTCATTTAACTTTGCTGCGGTAAGCACGGTGGCAACGCCGACGTCGGTGGACCTGCAAACGGCGAGTGATTCTGGTTCTAGCAATATCGACAATGTCACCAATGTCGGTTCGCTGACGTTTTTGGTCGGTGGCGTAACAAACGGTGCTACGGTCGAGTTAGTCAATACAACGACCGGGTCGGTGATCGGTACTGGCATCGCATCCGGATCAACGATCACGATTACGACAAATAATATTGCGGCGCTGGGTGATGGAACTTATCCAATTGCTGCCCGTCAGCGCGTCGGTAGTGTGACCAGTGCGTCAACGTCGGCATTGTCGGTCGTGTATGACACCACATCACCGGCGTCGGTCGTCAGCAGTGCAGCGACTCAGGCAAACGTCGGTCGCGCCTTTGTGACGGACCTGATCAGCACCGAAGAGGGCAGCGGGCTAAGCTACACCTTGACCACGAATCCTGCTGGCGCGACGATCGATTCAGTGACGGGCGTGATCAACTGGACGCCGACCGCGGCTCAGGCTGGTGCGAACACGTTCAATTTTTCGTTGACGGATCTCGCGGGCAATGTTCGAACTGAAACGTTGACCGTCAATGTTTCGGGCGAACCGCAAGCCGAGATTAAGTTGCAAGTGGTTGACTTGAACGGTAACGCAATTTCATCGATTGCTGTTGGTCAAGAGTTTTTTCTTCAGTTCATCGGCGTTGATGCTCGTTCGTTTACAAAGCCCGGTGTGTTTGCGGCGTATGCGGACATCTTGTTTGATGGAACTTTGATTGAACCTGTTGACGGAACGCCGATTCAGTATGACCAGGGTTTCACTGTGGTGCCGAAGGGTGCGTTCAGTGACGGTCTGATCGACGAACTGGGCGCGGTGAGCAATCGAATTGTCGCGAGCAACGTCGGTGAAAGTCTAATCGCGTCGGTTCGCATGATTGCCAAAGCCAGTGGAAACGTTAACATCCGCAGCGAACCCGCCGATGATACCGACAGCGATGTGTTGCTGTTTGGTCAAGACGACCGAGTTCCTGCTGAAACGGTCGCCTACGGTAACGTGTCGTTGGAGATTGGACAGACTTTCACCGTTGGGAATGACTCGTTTACCGTCGCGGAAGATTCTGCTGCGACGACGTTGAATGTTCTGGCAAACGACACGGTAATCAGTGGCACAGGTACGTTGTCCGTCATTTCGGTTGACCAACCGACAACCGGTGGCACTGTAACCCTGGTCGGTGGTGTGGTTTCCTTCACGCCATCCGCGAACTTTAACGGCACCGCAGAATTTACCTATCGAGTTGCAAACAGCTCTGGATCACAGAAAGACGGCAGCGTCACTGTGACAGTAACGGCGGTGAATGATTCGCCCAGTGCGGTTAACGACTCGTTTACGGTCGACCAAGACTCGGTCAGCAATCCACTCGATGTGCTGGCCAACGATACGTTTGCACCGGATTCGGGCGAGACGCTTACAGTCACTGCGGTGGGAACCAGTTCGGCTGGCGGAACCGTGACAATCGCAACCGGCGGTGCTTCGGTCGTTTACACACCGGCGGCTGGATACATCGGTGCGGATTCATTCACATACACGATTAGTGACGGCAGCTTGACCCATCAAGCAACTGTTTCGGTCACTGTCCAATCGTCGGACGAACCGCCGGTGGCGGTTGCGGATGCCTTCACCGTGGTCGAAGACGCTGCCGAAGCTGTTTTTGATGTCACAGCTAATGATACGCGTGACGCTGGCAATCAAGCATTTCAGTTGACCGCGGCTAGCGCATCATCCGGCGGATCGGTGCGTGTGAGCGCCGATGGTACTCAGTTCTTTTATCGTCCAGCAGAAAACTTTGCTGGTAGCGAAGTCGTTACCTACACGATCGTTGATACCGGTGGCGGAGTCGCAACGGGGACCGCGACGTTTACAGTCACGCCGGTTAACGATGCACCACCGACTTTGGATAAAACGGTTACCGTCAATCGAGGCAGCGCGACGGAGTTTAGCGTGTTAGCTCTCACCGAATTGCCTGCCAACGTCGACTCGGGGGAAACGCTAACGATCTCGACCGCGTCGAATTCGACGACCGCCGGCGGCACGACTCGGGTGGATGCAACAACCAACACGATTTTCTACACGCCACCGTCCACGACGTTCACTGGTACTGATACGGTCACTTACACCGTTAGCGACGGTACACTGACCAGCAGCGGAACGTTGACGATCCAGGTTTCCGAATACACGCTGCGAAACATTTTTGTCAACTATTCGACGGACACGAATGTGGGCCAGTTTGGTTCTGCATTGGTGCTAAAAGGTACGGATCTTCTGAATCAAGAAGTCAATAAAACCATCAGTTCCAATGCAAACGGGCTTGTCTTTGACGGCGTGTTGCCTGGGTCTTACACGGTTGATGTGCCAGCGATTGGGTTCCTGCAGGGGGCGACGGAAGCCAGGACAATCAGCATCGAAAGTGCGGCGGATGACGGCGACACTACAATTCAACTGGACGTTGGCCAGTTGAAAGCTCAGTACATTTCGATACGTGACTGGATGGGAAGTGCGCCAAGCAAGACTTTGCTGGTCGCTGTGGCGCCGGGGCAAACACATTCTTTGGTTGTGCCATCACCGTCTACCGATACCATTTCGCAACCTGTGGTTTCGTTAAATGCGGATGGTTCCAGCGTCACGATTCGTGGCACCGCGCCGACGGGTACCAATGGAGCCTCGCAAGCGGTCGAAACCACGGTTTCGACGGTGAATAATCCAAACGTTCAAGTGCGTGGCGAAATTGATGGGTTGATGTTGTTCAAAATTAACGTTCAGACCGGCGGTGTTACTTTCAATCCAGCAACCGCGACTACGACGACGGAATCAACCACCACGACAGGTTCGGCATCAACGGCGAATGTTTCAGTCGCGCGTTCGGTACAGAGCGATGCACCGGAGTCTGCGTCAAACGGAAACGGTTCGAACTCGATCATCGTGGGTGAACAACAAGCCGAAGGCGAGTCGATTGCGACCGCATCGGTGACGGTCGCGGATGCATTCGTGCCGTCGGTGATCGCGGCTCCGGCCCAAAGCCGTTCGGCGGTTCTGGCACTTGAAGACGGCGATTTATGGGTGGAATCATCGATTGGTGACGAAACAGAAACTGAAAAAGTCACCGATGTTTCGTCGATCGATTCGGCGATGGAATCGGTCGCAACCACGTTGTCACGCGTCTCGTTGGTCGGTGATCAACTAGCGCAGACCGAGAATGTTTCGGTTGCCGCGATTGATGATGCACTGCGCAGCGAAGTGTAG
- a CDS encoding ankyrin repeat domain-containing protein, which produces MKQTQLNHRCVTVFSASLFILVNVCGCGGSVALKTTNDAGKDGTVKDEVATSLDQSVASTDATKETEPAGKSSTVQYSDEAFRVAAHDGNIDVVRKALAAGTNVDAPDPDRKYTALLMAAYNGHSHVIKVLLEHGAEVDARDFEGKTPLMHAASGPFPDAVTMLVDAGANVNATETTEGFTALMTAAAVGEVEVVKILLDRGADPNVVDEDNDTAKNHAINSGKPETAALLP; this is translated from the coding sequence ATGAAACAAACTCAATTGAATCACCGCTGCGTGACCGTTTTTTCGGCGTCTCTGTTCATCCTCGTCAACGTCTGCGGATGTGGCGGATCTGTCGCTCTCAAGACAACGAATGACGCTGGGAAGGATGGTACCGTCAAAGATGAGGTGGCGACTTCATTGGATCAATCGGTTGCTTCGACCGATGCAACGAAAGAAACGGAACCGGCCGGCAAATCGTCGACCGTCCAGTACAGCGACGAAGCATTTCGAGTTGCGGCGCACGACGGAAACATTGACGTCGTTCGCAAAGCCCTGGCGGCAGGAACCAACGTGGACGCCCCAGACCCGGATCGTAAGTACACTGCCTTGCTAATGGCGGCTTACAACGGTCACTCACACGTCATCAAAGTGCTACTTGAACATGGTGCGGAAGTTGACGCGCGAGACTTCGAAGGCAAAACACCACTAATGCATGCTGCGTCTGGCCCGTTTCCCGATGCGGTCACGATGCTGGTCGACGCAGGCGCAAATGTGAATGCGACTGAAACCACCGAAGGTTTCACTGCCCTGATGACGGCCGCCGCCGTGGGAGAAGTCGAAGTTGTTAAAATCTTGCTTGATCGCGGTGCCGATCCCAACGTTGTCGACGAAGACAATGACACCGCAAAAAATCATGCCATCAATTCCGGCAAGCCGGAAACGGCAGCACTGTTGCCGTAA
- a CDS encoding purple acid phosphatase family protein — protein sequence MFRCLAVSLILSCCVLSFDATAIAQSIDASRSGRDPIRLTHGPMLGMPTDHSVRVWARTSDPGNFEVHYGTLQRHLNQTSEPGTTSIDHDNTGTITLDGLQPDTRFHYQVWVNGRPHGLPGTFRTLPSKEQSQNAQYNPDGLFNFRFQIGSCANQNPLHGPGHRSTTYEHLNADWADKVHFHIMNGDWLYEELRTFPTEAWRLIQGVTNLPNIVQVAPTIVGVWENYKLYLDRGVELAKWHRNVPSMFTFDDHELVNDIWGSAEAGKRHRRTVFRDIGTQAWFDYLGWANPMAHDHPVHFGTGSMQQGSDVLTDMNADFTAMPIGEMSNLHVHWGTAEAGVNDMAFDTDEGEANSYVYDIVEVIDKNRLRLHMPAKANSETIAYSIGRRSYGSFRVANCEFYILDTRGERDMHDVKQRDKPGVSMLGSSQREWLVESMQASDADFFFVISSVPFMIPHSGAGGFEADNENKEEAWTGFLDERESLINAWDKLNKKVFVMTGDLHNSFAIKITDDVWEFCCGPHNSVNHVPELDESNRPATGKWKFGPREMDIRWSSYVLADLPREERMYPHFCVVQINNVFNMPPKLGGKRLVAFPHPQVIFQYFDGRTGELAYAESITTDHEELTGK from the coding sequence ATGTTTCGTTGTCTCGCCGTATCGTTGATCCTGTCGTGTTGCGTCCTTTCTTTCGACGCTACGGCCATCGCCCAATCAATCGATGCTTCTCGATCGGGACGTGACCCAATTCGATTGACGCACGGTCCGATGTTAGGAATGCCAACCGATCACTCGGTTCGCGTTTGGGCGAGGACGTCCGATCCGGGAAACTTCGAGGTCCACTACGGCACGCTACAGCGACACCTCAACCAAACCAGCGAGCCCGGTACCACGTCGATAGATCACGACAACACCGGAACAATCACGCTGGACGGATTGCAGCCCGATACTCGATTTCACTATCAAGTTTGGGTGAACGGACGGCCTCACGGCTTACCGGGGACCTTTCGGACGTTGCCTAGCAAAGAGCAGTCCCAAAATGCGCAATACAATCCAGATGGACTGTTTAACTTTCGTTTTCAAATTGGATCTTGTGCCAACCAAAATCCGCTGCATGGTCCGGGGCACCGATCAACCACATACGAGCACCTGAACGCCGACTGGGCTGACAAGGTTCATTTCCACATCATGAACGGCGACTGGCTGTATGAGGAACTGCGTACGTTTCCGACCGAAGCTTGGCGTTTGATCCAAGGCGTTACGAACCTTCCCAATATCGTTCAAGTGGCTCCTACGATTGTAGGCGTTTGGGAAAACTACAAACTGTATCTGGATCGCGGTGTCGAACTGGCAAAGTGGCATCGCAATGTGCCTAGTATGTTCACGTTCGATGACCACGAACTGGTCAACGACATCTGGGGATCCGCGGAAGCCGGCAAGCGACATCGTCGCACGGTGTTTCGCGACATTGGCACGCAAGCTTGGTTTGATTACCTGGGCTGGGCCAATCCGATGGCGCACGATCACCCGGTTCATTTTGGAACGGGATCGATGCAACAGGGCAGTGATGTGTTGACGGACATGAATGCGGACTTCACAGCGATGCCGATTGGCGAGATGTCCAACTTGCATGTTCACTGGGGCACCGCCGAAGCAGGCGTCAACGACATGGCTTTCGATACCGACGAAGGCGAAGCCAATTCCTACGTCTATGACATTGTTGAAGTCATCGACAAAAACCGTCTCCGCCTGCACATGCCAGCCAAGGCCAACAGCGAAACGATCGCCTACTCCATTGGTCGACGAAGTTACGGAAGTTTCCGCGTCGCCAACTGCGAGTTCTATATCCTGGACACTCGCGGCGAACGCGACATGCACGATGTTAAACAGCGAGACAAGCCAGGTGTTTCGATGCTGGGTTCGTCACAACGCGAGTGGCTGGTTGAGTCAATGCAGGCCAGCGATGCTGATTTTTTCTTTGTCATCTCGTCGGTTCCCTTCATGATCCCGCACAGCGGCGCCGGGGGATTCGAGGCCGACAACGAAAACAAGGAAGAAGCCTGGACTGGTTTCTTGGACGAACGCGAAAGCTTGATCAACGCCTGGGATAAACTGAACAAGAAAGTTTTTGTGATGACCGGCGATTTGCACAACAGTTTCGCGATCAAGATCACGGACGATGTTTGGGAATTCTGTTGTGGACCGCACAACAGCGTCAATCATGTCCCGGAACTGGACGAGAGCAATCGTCCGGCGACTGGCAAGTGGAAATTTGGTCCACGAGAAATGGACATCCGCTGGAGCAGCTACGTGTTAGCCGACCTGCCGCGTGAGGAAAGAATGTATCCACACTTCTGTGTCGTTCAGATCAACAACGTCTTCAACATGCCTCCGAAACTTGGCGGCAAACGTTTGGTCGCGTTTCCCCACCCTCAAGTCATTTTTCAGTACTTCGACGGCCGAACGGGCGAATTGGCATACGCCGAATCCATCACAACGGACCACGAAGAATTGACGGGCAAGTAA
- the aroA gene encoding 3-phosphoshikimate 1-carboxyvinyltransferase — protein MSDRPTIPFVEVVPVGRVCGRIRPPGSKSLTNRALICAAFASGNSVLAGALKSEDTEVMIDAVRAIGVAVQIADGGSTLCVDTSARLVPKIGDQRTEMFIANSGTTIRFLTAALSAFGGHYRLHGVDRMHQRPIGDLVAAIDGVIEGHIETMSADGCPPVLIQSSSWRPGELSVAGSVSSQYLSGLMMAAPITTVSSRIQVVGELVSRPYVDMTAEVMRSFGADISIVDANDCVSVEIGSAGYRGIDYSIEPDASAASYFWAAAAITGGEVTVDGLTANAMQGDVGFVDVLEKMGCKIRSDKNSITVVGGKLVGIDVDMNLISDTVQTLSMVALFADGPTRVRGVAHNRFKETDRIGDLACELRKLGATVDEHDDGMTIHPPATPTPATLETYHDHRMAMSFSLAGLRIPGVKILDPACTSKTYPDYFADLERLIGHPHLWA, from the coding sequence ATGTCCGACCGACCTACGATCCCTTTTGTTGAAGTCGTTCCCGTCGGTCGAGTTTGTGGGCGTATTCGCCCACCAGGCAGCAAGAGCCTGACCAACCGAGCATTGATTTGTGCGGCTTTTGCCAGTGGCAATTCAGTCTTGGCCGGGGCTTTGAAGAGCGAAGATACCGAGGTCATGATCGACGCCGTTCGGGCGATTGGCGTCGCGGTGCAGATCGCTGATGGCGGCAGCACGCTGTGCGTCGATACTTCGGCTCGGCTTGTGCCCAAAATTGGCGACCAGCGAACTGAGATGTTCATAGCCAACAGTGGTACGACCATACGTTTTCTAACGGCGGCCTTGTCTGCCTTCGGTGGTCACTATCGACTGCACGGAGTTGACCGAATGCACCAGCGTCCGATTGGCGATTTGGTGGCTGCGATTGACGGCGTGATCGAAGGTCACATCGAAACGATGTCAGCCGATGGTTGTCCGCCGGTGCTAATCCAGTCCAGCAGCTGGCGTCCTGGCGAATTATCGGTCGCCGGCTCGGTTAGCAGTCAGTACTTGAGCGGCTTGATGATGGCGGCGCCAATCACCACTGTCTCGTCGCGAATCCAAGTCGTCGGCGAATTGGTCTCACGTCCGTACGTCGACATGACGGCCGAAGTGATGCGATCGTTCGGTGCGGACATTTCTATCGTTGACGCGAATGATTGCGTGTCCGTCGAAATCGGCAGCGCTGGTTATCGCGGGATTGATTACTCGATTGAACCTGATGCTTCGGCTGCCAGTTACTTTTGGGCCGCCGCCGCGATCACCGGCGGCGAAGTCACGGTTGATGGTTTGACCGCCAACGCGATGCAAGGTGACGTCGGGTTTGTTGACGTGCTGGAAAAAATGGGCTGCAAGATTCGGTCGGACAAAAACTCAATCACGGTCGTGGGTGGCAAGCTTGTCGGTATCGATGTCGATATGAATTTGATCAGCGATACCGTGCAAACGTTGTCGATGGTTGCATTGTTTGCAGATGGGCCAACCCGAGTCCGCGGCGTTGCCCACAATCGTTTCAAAGAAACCGATCGAATCGGTGACTTAGCTTGCGAGCTGAGGAAGCTCGGCGCAACTGTTGACGAGCACGACGATGGAATGACGATTCATCCGCCTGCGACTCCGACACCAGCGACGTTAGAAACGTATCACGATCACCGGATGGCGATGAGTTTTTCGCTGGCGGGATTGCGAATTCCAGGCGTCAAAATACTGGACCCCGCCTGCACATCAAAAACCTATCCCGATTACTTTGCCGATCTCGAGCGGTTGATCGGACACCCGCACCTCTGGGCGTGA